The sequence GTATCAAGTAAATATGGCAGAAACCTATTGGCGTGACGGAAAAGCAGGACAGAAGGCAGTATTTGAGTTGTATTTTCGCAAGCTTCCTTTTGATAATGGTTATGCTGTATTCGCCGGTTTAGATCGCGTGTTGGACTTTATCGAAAATTTTGGCTTTACGGAAAGTGATTTAACGTATCTGAAGGAAATTGGCGGGTATGAGGACGATTTTCTCGATTACTTACGTAACTTAAAATTTACTGGCACGATCAAATCCATGAAAGAAGGGGAGGTTGTGTTTGCAAATGAACCGTTAATGCGAATTGAGGCGCCATTAGCAGAAGCACAATTAATCGAAACCCCCTTACTTAACATTGTGAACTATCAAACATTAATCGCAACGAAGGCAGCGCGGATTAAATATGTTGTCGGAAATAGTACGGTAATGGAATTTGGTACGCGTAGGGCACATGAAATGGATGCAGCGATTTGGGGAACAAGAGCTGCCTATATTGGCGGTTTTTCAGCGACAAGTAATGTGCGTGCTGGTAAATTATTCGGGATTCCCATTGCAGGAACACATGCGCATGCGATGGTGCAGGCTTATCGGGATGATTATATTGCGTTCAAGAAATATGCCAGTACACATAAGGATTGCGTCTTCCTGGTAGATACGTATGATACGTTGCGCTCAGGTGTGCCGAACGCGATTAAGGTGGCAAAAGAATTCGGAGATAAAATTAATTTTAAAGGAATTCGCCTTGATAGTGGGGACATGGCATATTTATCAAAGAAAGCGCGCAAAATGTTAGATGATGCAGGGTTTACCGAAGCAGAGATTATCGCTTCCAATGACCTGGATGAATATACGATTCTTAACTTGCAAGCGCAAGGGGCAGTCATTGATATTTATGGAATTGGCACCAAGCTGATT is a genomic window of Gracilibacillus salinarum containing:
- a CDS encoding nicotinate phosphoribosyltransferase, whose product is MTYEDDSLMLHTDLYQVNMAETYWRDGKAGQKAVFELYFRKLPFDNGYAVFAGLDRVLDFIENFGFTESDLTYLKEIGGYEDDFLDYLRNLKFTGTIKSMKEGEVVFANEPLMRIEAPLAEAQLIETPLLNIVNYQTLIATKAARIKYVVGNSTVMEFGTRRAHEMDAAIWGTRAAYIGGFSATSNVRAGKLFGIPIAGTHAHAMVQAYRDDYIAFKKYASTHKDCVFLVDTYDTLRSGVPNAIKVAKEFGDKINFKGIRLDSGDMAYLSKKARKMLDDAGFTEAEIIASNDLDEYTILNLQAQGAVIDIYGIGTKLITAYDQAALGGVYKLVAIEEEDKMIDTIKISANPEKVTTPGSKRVYRIVNNETGYSEGDYIALEQEDPQSQERLKMFHPVHTYISKFVTNFTAVNLHEDVVVNGEIKYRSPSLEAIQNYTTQNMNLLWEEYKRTMKPEEYPVDLSEACWENKMKLIRDIKQKVKEKVE